The following proteins are co-located in the Triticum aestivum cultivar Chinese Spring unplaced genomic scaffold, IWGSC CS RefSeq v2.1 scaffold163524, whole genome shotgun sequence genome:
- the LOC123172657 gene encoding uncharacterized protein, whose product MGRRRCGGHFAVNRPVDEKHFHNYIVLVLLPRCRDGFSLFRSEFLKIVRLLEISSAYIIITNLDVGRANYCVCVGRHASTSITQGLFGAARLRKVDASQLQERELQAYRKSEKEEMNTILDRYLDFCISYLKSQAEAMVVESNSPACGIVKLIDQSHIKNLVMGTSSFSP is encoded by the exons ATGGGGCGCAGACGATGCGGTGGACATTTTGCAGTCAATCGGCCAGTTGATGAGAAGCATTTCCATAATTATATTGTTCTTGTGCTGTTACCAAggtgcagagatggattttcgCTTTTCCGGTCAGAATTTTTGAAAATTGTCCGGTTACTGGAAATCTCGTCCGCATATATTATTATCACAAACCTGGACGTAGGAAGGGCAAactattgcgtgtgcgtaggtcgCCATGCCAGCACCTCGATTACACAAGGTTTATTTGGTGCCGCGAGATTACGCAAGGTTGATGCAAGCCAGCTGCAGGAGAGGGAGCTCCAGGCATATAGGAAGTCTGAGAAGGAGGAGATGAACACAATTTTAGACCGGTACCTCGATTTCTGCATATCTTATCTCAAG TCTCAAGCTGAAGCGATGGTGGTCGAGAGTAACAGCCCTGCCTGTGGCATTGTCAAGCTGATTGATCAGAGTCACATCAAAAACCTTGTCATGGGAACATCTTCCTTCTCACCGTAA